From the genome of Neodiprion pinetum isolate iyNeoPine1 chromosome 3, iyNeoPine1.2, whole genome shotgun sequence, one region includes:
- the Cad87A gene encoding cadherin-87A isoform X2, which produces MCAQTQHAWFAVSNVLAVLLVSSFAVGSNVNEPPVLEAGGYPTGLPLSEATPVGSQVFVLKGHDPENSPVKYGIQLTDKFSVDPKTGIMTLAKPLDREENDTVRFRVTLEDEVPEGQQPNIVGVDAYVIVLDENDNPPRFLNVPYEAVAAEDTPPGSTILPGIRITDPDLLGDNIELSCIPQPQFPDACQKFSIVDVEKSENTYVGALVLQQPLDYRERPFYQLLLMASDGTNNSTTGVEIKVADIQNSPPEFLDSLTGVVQEDDPIGTLVMTVKARDGDRGMPRKVIYELVTNPFDYFLLDADTGELRTAKPLDREALADSTGVLTLVVKAREVIDGVPGSDNLTVSSAEATVTIKDVNDEPPSFNRREYNIEIPENVPDGTPLPHLDMTVKDPDVGTNSVFSLRLEDITGAFTVEPAMATGSTAVNIRVTNGSLDYENPNQRKFIILVIAEEVHTEPKLSSTATVTVSITDANDNAPSFNSPTYTALVSETAIPGTPVTTISAKDRDSGQFGTAGIIYQLLGQGAEHFSVDNKTGAITVAPCPTPGTAPCLDYETQTEYFLTYKATDDDGKGQTTSVSLRVGLTDANDSPPQFLQQKYRAVIDEGAEKFEPELKVQARDKDKTSKISYTIVGGNEYDLFAIDTDTGEIKIAHKGPLDVTNTTHDWIALSVQASDSTFTDTAIVNITVRDVNNNAPQFAEDLYTASIPEVSPIGTVIEEMVATDGDSGVNAELVYRIQKGAFDDFTINNASGIVTVSKKLDFDTRNTYHIEIIALDKGTPSLTGTTTLMVNVENSNDKPPYFTPETQRAEVTEDTAVGTVFAMLKAHDPDSSNEDALNFAVSGPITAIDRNGQQVSDNTTFKEFFAIDRKTGQVSVVRPLDRDIAATVSIPIIVTDTTAPALQQGKGTLVITIIDVNHLAPEFAKPWTNVNPQYKIEMQEEQPTGAVVGAFTATDGDSNIAGYAIVPPSPYFTIDNVTGIVRTTQVIDYEETKQLSFTVVAYDSGVPQLSSSAKVIVTIINVNDQDPKFDKDSYSITIKENSPPGTHVTVVKATDGDEGLFGQVSYSLVGDHAADFNIGHETGEITVGSATVLDREMTPEITIRVMASDGAPLNTRRTASVPVHIKLLDVNDNRPIFSQHAYRASVAENLSVNPPAPILQVRAADPDEGENGEVFYTIINGNENNSFTLNPETGILYPAAALLGRAGSYRIEVEARDGAGHGPHSDRCYIDVRVIPVNQHKPEFIMPELPNATVEVPENAGVPNYLVMTVKASDRDPGENGRVSYHLKVGNKNVQETEEFAIDQETGELRAKIILDREVKNKFELVLVAVDHGSPTTYETLRLLTVLLVDTNDNVPEFSGENNYNFQIMENRPKDYLIGKVVAEDKDEGRHARVYYYILSGNEGNSFYMDKSDGSIYSNKSFDREKKDNYLLSILAANDPDIYVGPQDAVHLMTHPAYGHANVTITVLDENDNPPIFERENYYAGINSMANINDFVAKVTASDPDLGENGTLFYYIASANLYKFGSEKPSGSIVPSPFNVTQDGKVVASGYMAEYNQDRFIVEVIAKETTAPERYARTRVHVWVFEAAQLIRVILSRPPEEVNREKDEIVTQLSNATQSRVVVDDIRYHVDASGHIRREWCDMYLHVVDTSQSIAAVPDVLKVIDAKYDSLQEYYAGFAIENVVPAYVGVQEEPFDPALAALIALLVVLVVGAVTVIVVCCCLRHWVITVPNDLRKKDALIKKQIIDELNTTENPLWIEQKLKLYEEQELTMQVFSEPEGGLGTERRGSGVSVGMGDTSQDNTYATIQHPLPPNRHRPTTPDYTTLPGNHNLYESAMGFQGSTFQPTPTPQLTLDRDGQPQFVSGLM; this is translated from the exons tTGGGAGCAACGTAAACGAACCACCCGTGCTAGAGGCTGGTGGATATCCTACGGGTCTTCCTCTGTCCGAGGCTACGCCGGTAGGGTCTCAAGTTTTCGTGCTGAAAGGTCACGACCCTGAAAATTCTCCCGTCAAGTATGGTATTCAACTGACGGACAAGTTTTCCGTCGATCCGAAAACGGGGATCATGACACTCGCCAAGCCTTTGGATCGTGAG GAAAATGACACGGTACGGTTCAGAGTCACGCTGGAAGACGAAGTACCCGAGGGCCAACAACCGAACATAGTCGGCGTTGATGCGTACGTGATTGTCCTGGATGAGAATGACAATCCACCTCGTTTCCTGAACGTCCCCTACGAGGCAGTGGCTGCCGAGGACACCCCTCCAGGATCCACCATTCTCCCGGGTATCCGGATCACCGATCCTGACTTACTGGGAGACAACATTGAGCTGTCATGCATACCCCAGCCACAA TTTCCGGACGCCTGCCAAAAGTTTTCCATCGTAGACGTAGAAAAAAGCGAGAACACGTATGTCGGTGCCTTGGTTCTACAGCAGCCTTTGGACTACAGGGAAAGACCATTTTACCAGCTGCTGCTAATGGCCAGT GACGGTACAAATAACAGCACGACCGGGGTGGAAATTAAAGTTGCCGACATTCAAAACAGCCCGCCGGAATTTCTTGATTCCTTGACCGGAGTTGTGCAAGAAGATGACCCTATCGGAACTCTCGTTATGACCGTAAAAGCAAGGGACGGGGATCGTGGAATGCCGAGAAAGGTCATCTACGAGCTGGTCACCA ATCCGTTCGACTATTTCCTGCTGGATGCTGACACTGGTGAACTCAGAACAGCAAAACCTTTGGATCGAGAAGCGCTAGCCGATTCAACCGGAGTTCTAACTTTGGTAGTTAAAGCACGCGAAGTAATCGACGGAGTTCCAGGATCTGATAATTTAACGGTTTCGAGTGCTGAAGCCACCGTTACAATCAAAGATGTGAATGACGAGCCACCGTCGTTTAATCGAAGAGAGTATAACATAGAAATACCTGAGAATGTTCCCGACGGAACTCCGTTGCCACACCTTGATATGACCGTCAAAGATCCCGACGTG GGCACCAACTCTGTGTTTTCGCTGAGACTGGAAGACATTACTGGAGCTTTTACGGTGGAACCTGCAATGGCAACAGGAAGCACTGCTGTTAATATTCGAGTAACAAATGGTTCCCTTGATTACGAAAATCCTAATCAacgaaaattcatcattctG GTGATTGCCGAAGAAGTACACACCGAACCAAAACTTTCGTCAACAGCAACAGTGACGGTTAGCATTACAGACGCAAACGATAACGCACCTTCGTTCAACAGCCCTACATATACAGCTTTAGTGTCTGAGACGGCTATTCCTGGTACGCCAGTGACAACCATAAGTGCTAAAGATCGTGACAGTGGACA ATTCGGGACTGCAGGCATAATTTATCAGCTTCTTGGACAAGGTGCTGAACACTTTTCCGTCGACAATAAAACTGGAGCCATAACTGTGGCCCCGTGCCCCACACCTGGAACTGCACCGTGCTTAGACTATGAGACACAAACTGAGTACTTCCTGACATATAAG gCAACCGATGATGACGGAAAAGGTCAAACAACAAGTGTTTCGTTGCGTGTCGGTTTAACAGATGCAAATGATAGCCCACCACAATTTCTTCAGCAGAAGTATCGCGCGGTTATAGACGAGGgtgccgaaaaatttgaaccggAGCTCAAAGTGCAA GCACGTGACAAGGACAAGACGTCAAAAATCAGCTATACCATAGTAGGCGGAAATGAATACGATTTGTTCGCAATTGATACAGATACGGGTGAAATAAAGATCGCTCATAAAGGACCACTTGACGTCACCAATACAACGCACGATTGGATTGCACTGTCGGTCCAAGCAAGCGATAGCACATTTACAGATACAGCAATCGTTAACATTACCGTTCGTGATGTAAACAATAATGCGCCTCAATTTGCTGAAGATCTATATACAGCCAGCATACCAGAAGTATCTCCGATTG GAACTGTTATTGAAGAAATGGTCGCAACAGATGGTGACAGTGGAGTCAATGCGGAACTAGTTTACAGAATTCAAAAAGGTGCATTTGACGATTTCACAATCAATAATGCGAGCGGAATCGTTACTGTCTCAAAGAAGCTGGATTTTGATACCAGAAACACCTATCACATCGAAATTATTGCTTTGGACAAAG GCACACCAAGCTTGACTGGCACTACTACGTTGATGGTCAACGTTGAAAACAGCAATGATAAACCACCGTACTTTACCCCAGAAACTCAGAGAGCAGAGGTGACAGAAGATACAGCAGTAGGGACAGTATTTGCCATGCTAAAGGCTCATGATCCTGACAGTAGTAATGAAGATGCGCTGAACTTTGCTGTTTCTGGGCCAATCACAGCCATTGATAGAAACGGCCAGCAAGTTTCTGATAACACGACTTTCAAG GAATTTTTCGCTATCGATAGGAAAACTGGTCAAGTTTCCGTAGTCAGACCACTCGATCGAGATATAGCTGCCACTGTCAGTATACCTATCATTGTAACGGATACAACGGCACCAGCCCTACAACAAGGCAAAG GAACTTTGGTGATCACGATTATTGATGTTAATCATTTGGCCCCTGAATTTGCAAAACCATGGACAAACGTGAACCCACAATACAAAATAGAAATGCAAGAAGAGCAACCGACAGGTGCAGTGGTCGGTGCATTCACAGCAACGGATGGAGATAGCAATATTGCTGGTTATGCCATTGTACCCCCAAGTCCTTACTTTACCATTGACAATGTGACCG GTATAGTACGAACGACGCAAGTAATTGACTATGAAGAAACAAAGCAACTAAGTTTCACAGTAGTAGCTTACGATTCCGGTGTACCTCAACTTTCTTCATCAGCGAAAGTTATCGTGACAATAATAAATGTCAACGATCAAGATCCTAAGTTTGATAAGGATTCTTACAGTATTACGATCAAAGAAAACTCACCACCTGGGACTCATGTCACTGTAGTGAAGGCTACGGATGGTGACGAAGGCTTATTTGGCCAGGTCAGCTACAGTTTAGTTGGTGATCATGCTGCAGATTTTAATATCG GTCATGAAACTGGTGAAATTACTGTCGGTAGTGCGACAGTTTTAGATCGTGAAATGACTCCGGAAATTACTATAAGGGTGATGGCTAGTGACGGGGCTCCGTTGAACACTAGAAGAACAGCATCTGTTCCAGTGCACATCAAACTTTTGGATGTTAATGATAACAGACCAATATTTTCGCAACATGCATACAGAGCATCTGTTGCTGAAAATTTGTCCGTCAATCCACCTGCTCCAATCTTACAG gTCAGAGCAGCAGATCCAGATGAGGGTGAAAACGGCGAGGTGTTTTACACTATAATAAacggaaatgaaaacaattctTTTACACTGAACCCTGAAACTGGTATTTTGTATCCTGCAGCAGCTTTACTTGGTAGGGCAGGATCTTACAGGATTGAAGTTGAAGCTAGGGATGGCGCTGGACATGGGCCACACAGCGACCGATGCTACATAGACGTAAGAGTGATTCCAGTAAATCAGCATAAGCCAGAATTCATTATGCCTGAATTGCCGAATGCAACAGTCGAGGTGCCAGAG AATGCAGGTGTACCGAATTATCTAGTTATGACAGTAAAGGCATCAGACAGAGATCCTGGAGAAAATGGACGAGTCAGCTATCATCTAAAAGTTGGGAACAAGAATGTTCAGGAAACCGAAGAGTTTGCCATCGATCAAGAAACAGGCGAATTGAGAGCGAAAATTATCTTGGATCGAGAAgtcaaaaacaaatttgaa CTTGTACTTGTGGCGGTGGACCATGGTAGCCCAACGACATACGAAACTTTACGACTTCTGACAGTGTTGTTGGTTGACACAAATGATAATGTGCCAGAGTTTTCTGGCgagaataattacaattttcaaataatggAGAATCGGCCAAAAGATTATTTGATTGGAAAAGTTGTGGCTGAAGATAAAGATGAAGGAAGACATGCGAGAGTctattattacattttatcAG GAAACGAAGGCAATTCTTTTTACATGGATAAATCTGATGGTAGCATTTATTCAAACAAATCATttgacagagaaaaaaaagataactACCTGTTATCAATTCTTGCCGCAAACGATCCTGACATTTACGTCGGACCGCAAGATGCTGTTCACTTGATGACACATCCTGCATATGGGCATGCCAATGTAACCATAACTGTACTTGATGAAAATGACAATCCGCCAATATTTGAGCGAGAAAACTATTATGCAGGGATCAACTCCATGGCTAATATAAATGATTTTGTGGCAAAAGTTACGGCCTCAGATCCCGACTTAGGAGAGAATGGAaccttattttattacattgcCAGTGCCAATCTGTACAAGTTTGGCTCCGAGAAACCAAGTGGATCAATTGTACCGAGTCCATTCAATGTTACGCAAGATGGAAAAGTAGTCGCAAGTGGATATATGGCTGAATATAATCAAGACAGATTCATTGTTGAAGTTATAGCTAAGGAAACTACTGCCCCAGAGAGATATGCACGAACAAGAGTACAC GTGTGGGTTTTCGAAGCAGCACAGCTGATCCGAGTAATTCTATCGAGACCTCCAGAGGAAGTTAATCGAGAGAAAGATGAAATTGTTACCCAATTATCAAACGCAACCCAGAGCAGAGTTGTTGTTGATGATATAAGATATCATGTCGATGCGTCCGGGCACATTCGTAGAGAATG GTGTGACATGTACTTGCATGTGGTGGATACATCACAAAGTATAGCTGCCGTTCCAGATGTCTTGAAAGTTATTGACGCCAAGTATGATTCCCTGCAAGAATACTACGCTGGTTTCGCGATTGAGAACGTTGTG CCCGCATATGTTGGAGTCCAAGAAGAACCATTCGATCCGGCATTAGCTGCTCTGATTGCTTTATTAGTAGTTTTAGTTGTCGGAGCAGTTACAGTAATTGTTGTTTGTTGCTGCTTGAGGCACTG GGTAATCACCGTACCAAATGACCTACGCAAAAAAGATGCTCTTATCAAGAAACAGATCATAGATGAATTGAATACCACTGAGAACCCATTATGGATAGAACA AAAACTGAAGTTGTACGAAGAACAGGAACTAACCATGCAAGTATTCAGCGAACCTGAGGGCGGATTGGGAACCGAAAGGCGGGGAAGTGGAGTTAGTGTAGGCATGGGGGATACATCCCAAGATAACACCTATGCAACTATTCAACATCCTCTTCCACCAAACAGGCATCGACCTACTACACCAGATTATACGACTTTACCTGGTAATCACAAT CTGTATGAGTCAGCAATGGGCTTCCAGGGCTCGACATTTCAACCAACGCCAACTCCTCAATTAACGTTAGATCGTGACGGACAACCACAGTTCGTATCAGGACTCATGTAA
- the Cad87A gene encoding cadherin-87A isoform X1, whose translation MCAQTQHAWLGHSFMLKATFCSFQMFAVSNVLAVLLVSSFAVGSNVNEPPVLEAGGYPTGLPLSEATPVGSQVFVLKGHDPENSPVKYGIQLTDKFSVDPKTGIMTLAKPLDREENDTVRFRVTLEDEVPEGQQPNIVGVDAYVIVLDENDNPPRFLNVPYEAVAAEDTPPGSTILPGIRITDPDLLGDNIELSCIPQPQFPDACQKFSIVDVEKSENTYVGALVLQQPLDYRERPFYQLLLMASDGTNNSTTGVEIKVADIQNSPPEFLDSLTGVVQEDDPIGTLVMTVKARDGDRGMPRKVIYELVTNPFDYFLLDADTGELRTAKPLDREALADSTGVLTLVVKAREVIDGVPGSDNLTVSSAEATVTIKDVNDEPPSFNRREYNIEIPENVPDGTPLPHLDMTVKDPDVGTNSVFSLRLEDITGAFTVEPAMATGSTAVNIRVTNGSLDYENPNQRKFIILVIAEEVHTEPKLSSTATVTVSITDANDNAPSFNSPTYTALVSETAIPGTPVTTISAKDRDSGQFGTAGIIYQLLGQGAEHFSVDNKTGAITVAPCPTPGTAPCLDYETQTEYFLTYKATDDDGKGQTTSVSLRVGLTDANDSPPQFLQQKYRAVIDEGAEKFEPELKVQARDKDKTSKISYTIVGGNEYDLFAIDTDTGEIKIAHKGPLDVTNTTHDWIALSVQASDSTFTDTAIVNITVRDVNNNAPQFAEDLYTASIPEVSPIGTVIEEMVATDGDSGVNAELVYRIQKGAFDDFTINNASGIVTVSKKLDFDTRNTYHIEIIALDKGTPSLTGTTTLMVNVENSNDKPPYFTPETQRAEVTEDTAVGTVFAMLKAHDPDSSNEDALNFAVSGPITAIDRNGQQVSDNTTFKEFFAIDRKTGQVSVVRPLDRDIAATVSIPIIVTDTTAPALQQGKGTLVITIIDVNHLAPEFAKPWTNVNPQYKIEMQEEQPTGAVVGAFTATDGDSNIAGYAIVPPSPYFTIDNVTGIVRTTQVIDYEETKQLSFTVVAYDSGVPQLSSSAKVIVTIINVNDQDPKFDKDSYSITIKENSPPGTHVTVVKATDGDEGLFGQVSYSLVGDHAADFNIGHETGEITVGSATVLDREMTPEITIRVMASDGAPLNTRRTASVPVHIKLLDVNDNRPIFSQHAYRASVAENLSVNPPAPILQVRAADPDEGENGEVFYTIINGNENNSFTLNPETGILYPAAALLGRAGSYRIEVEARDGAGHGPHSDRCYIDVRVIPVNQHKPEFIMPELPNATVEVPENAGVPNYLVMTVKASDRDPGENGRVSYHLKVGNKNVQETEEFAIDQETGELRAKIILDREVKNKFELVLVAVDHGSPTTYETLRLLTVLLVDTNDNVPEFSGENNYNFQIMENRPKDYLIGKVVAEDKDEGRHARVYYYILSGNEGNSFYMDKSDGSIYSNKSFDREKKDNYLLSILAANDPDIYVGPQDAVHLMTHPAYGHANVTITVLDENDNPPIFERENYYAGINSMANINDFVAKVTASDPDLGENGTLFYYIASANLYKFGSEKPSGSIVPSPFNVTQDGKVVASGYMAEYNQDRFIVEVIAKETTAPERYARTRVHVWVFEAAQLIRVILSRPPEEVNREKDEIVTQLSNATQSRVVVDDIRYHVDASGHIRREWCDMYLHVVDTSQSIAAVPDVLKVIDAKYDSLQEYYAGFAIENVVPAYVGVQEEPFDPALAALIALLVVLVVGAVTVIVVCCCLRHWVITVPNDLRKKDALIKKQIIDELNTTENPLWIEQKLKLYEEQELTMQVFSEPEGGLGTERRGSGVSVGMGDTSQDNTYATIQHPLPPNRHRPTTPDYTTLPGNHNLYESAMGFQGSTFQPTPTPQLTLDRDGQPQFVSGLM comes from the exons tTGGGAGCAACGTAAACGAACCACCCGTGCTAGAGGCTGGTGGATATCCTACGGGTCTTCCTCTGTCCGAGGCTACGCCGGTAGGGTCTCAAGTTTTCGTGCTGAAAGGTCACGACCCTGAAAATTCTCCCGTCAAGTATGGTATTCAACTGACGGACAAGTTTTCCGTCGATCCGAAAACGGGGATCATGACACTCGCCAAGCCTTTGGATCGTGAG GAAAATGACACGGTACGGTTCAGAGTCACGCTGGAAGACGAAGTACCCGAGGGCCAACAACCGAACATAGTCGGCGTTGATGCGTACGTGATTGTCCTGGATGAGAATGACAATCCACCTCGTTTCCTGAACGTCCCCTACGAGGCAGTGGCTGCCGAGGACACCCCTCCAGGATCCACCATTCTCCCGGGTATCCGGATCACCGATCCTGACTTACTGGGAGACAACATTGAGCTGTCATGCATACCCCAGCCACAA TTTCCGGACGCCTGCCAAAAGTTTTCCATCGTAGACGTAGAAAAAAGCGAGAACACGTATGTCGGTGCCTTGGTTCTACAGCAGCCTTTGGACTACAGGGAAAGACCATTTTACCAGCTGCTGCTAATGGCCAGT GACGGTACAAATAACAGCACGACCGGGGTGGAAATTAAAGTTGCCGACATTCAAAACAGCCCGCCGGAATTTCTTGATTCCTTGACCGGAGTTGTGCAAGAAGATGACCCTATCGGAACTCTCGTTATGACCGTAAAAGCAAGGGACGGGGATCGTGGAATGCCGAGAAAGGTCATCTACGAGCTGGTCACCA ATCCGTTCGACTATTTCCTGCTGGATGCTGACACTGGTGAACTCAGAACAGCAAAACCTTTGGATCGAGAAGCGCTAGCCGATTCAACCGGAGTTCTAACTTTGGTAGTTAAAGCACGCGAAGTAATCGACGGAGTTCCAGGATCTGATAATTTAACGGTTTCGAGTGCTGAAGCCACCGTTACAATCAAAGATGTGAATGACGAGCCACCGTCGTTTAATCGAAGAGAGTATAACATAGAAATACCTGAGAATGTTCCCGACGGAACTCCGTTGCCACACCTTGATATGACCGTCAAAGATCCCGACGTG GGCACCAACTCTGTGTTTTCGCTGAGACTGGAAGACATTACTGGAGCTTTTACGGTGGAACCTGCAATGGCAACAGGAAGCACTGCTGTTAATATTCGAGTAACAAATGGTTCCCTTGATTACGAAAATCCTAATCAacgaaaattcatcattctG GTGATTGCCGAAGAAGTACACACCGAACCAAAACTTTCGTCAACAGCAACAGTGACGGTTAGCATTACAGACGCAAACGATAACGCACCTTCGTTCAACAGCCCTACATATACAGCTTTAGTGTCTGAGACGGCTATTCCTGGTACGCCAGTGACAACCATAAGTGCTAAAGATCGTGACAGTGGACA ATTCGGGACTGCAGGCATAATTTATCAGCTTCTTGGACAAGGTGCTGAACACTTTTCCGTCGACAATAAAACTGGAGCCATAACTGTGGCCCCGTGCCCCACACCTGGAACTGCACCGTGCTTAGACTATGAGACACAAACTGAGTACTTCCTGACATATAAG gCAACCGATGATGACGGAAAAGGTCAAACAACAAGTGTTTCGTTGCGTGTCGGTTTAACAGATGCAAATGATAGCCCACCACAATTTCTTCAGCAGAAGTATCGCGCGGTTATAGACGAGGgtgccgaaaaatttgaaccggAGCTCAAAGTGCAA GCACGTGACAAGGACAAGACGTCAAAAATCAGCTATACCATAGTAGGCGGAAATGAATACGATTTGTTCGCAATTGATACAGATACGGGTGAAATAAAGATCGCTCATAAAGGACCACTTGACGTCACCAATACAACGCACGATTGGATTGCACTGTCGGTCCAAGCAAGCGATAGCACATTTACAGATACAGCAATCGTTAACATTACCGTTCGTGATGTAAACAATAATGCGCCTCAATTTGCTGAAGATCTATATACAGCCAGCATACCAGAAGTATCTCCGATTG GAACTGTTATTGAAGAAATGGTCGCAACAGATGGTGACAGTGGAGTCAATGCGGAACTAGTTTACAGAATTCAAAAAGGTGCATTTGACGATTTCACAATCAATAATGCGAGCGGAATCGTTACTGTCTCAAAGAAGCTGGATTTTGATACCAGAAACACCTATCACATCGAAATTATTGCTTTGGACAAAG GCACACCAAGCTTGACTGGCACTACTACGTTGATGGTCAACGTTGAAAACAGCAATGATAAACCACCGTACTTTACCCCAGAAACTCAGAGAGCAGAGGTGACAGAAGATACAGCAGTAGGGACAGTATTTGCCATGCTAAAGGCTCATGATCCTGACAGTAGTAATGAAGATGCGCTGAACTTTGCTGTTTCTGGGCCAATCACAGCCATTGATAGAAACGGCCAGCAAGTTTCTGATAACACGACTTTCAAG GAATTTTTCGCTATCGATAGGAAAACTGGTCAAGTTTCCGTAGTCAGACCACTCGATCGAGATATAGCTGCCACTGTCAGTATACCTATCATTGTAACGGATACAACGGCACCAGCCCTACAACAAGGCAAAG GAACTTTGGTGATCACGATTATTGATGTTAATCATTTGGCCCCTGAATTTGCAAAACCATGGACAAACGTGAACCCACAATACAAAATAGAAATGCAAGAAGAGCAACCGACAGGTGCAGTGGTCGGTGCATTCACAGCAACGGATGGAGATAGCAATATTGCTGGTTATGCCATTGTACCCCCAAGTCCTTACTTTACCATTGACAATGTGACCG GTATAGTACGAACGACGCAAGTAATTGACTATGAAGAAACAAAGCAACTAAGTTTCACAGTAGTAGCTTACGATTCCGGTGTACCTCAACTTTCTTCATCAGCGAAAGTTATCGTGACAATAATAAATGTCAACGATCAAGATCCTAAGTTTGATAAGGATTCTTACAGTATTACGATCAAAGAAAACTCACCACCTGGGACTCATGTCACTGTAGTGAAGGCTACGGATGGTGACGAAGGCTTATTTGGCCAGGTCAGCTACAGTTTAGTTGGTGATCATGCTGCAGATTTTAATATCG GTCATGAAACTGGTGAAATTACTGTCGGTAGTGCGACAGTTTTAGATCGTGAAATGACTCCGGAAATTACTATAAGGGTGATGGCTAGTGACGGGGCTCCGTTGAACACTAGAAGAACAGCATCTGTTCCAGTGCACATCAAACTTTTGGATGTTAATGATAACAGACCAATATTTTCGCAACATGCATACAGAGCATCTGTTGCTGAAAATTTGTCCGTCAATCCACCTGCTCCAATCTTACAG gTCAGAGCAGCAGATCCAGATGAGGGTGAAAACGGCGAGGTGTTTTACACTATAATAAacggaaatgaaaacaattctTTTACACTGAACCCTGAAACTGGTATTTTGTATCCTGCAGCAGCTTTACTTGGTAGGGCAGGATCTTACAGGATTGAAGTTGAAGCTAGGGATGGCGCTGGACATGGGCCACACAGCGACCGATGCTACATAGACGTAAGAGTGATTCCAGTAAATCAGCATAAGCCAGAATTCATTATGCCTGAATTGCCGAATGCAACAGTCGAGGTGCCAGAG AATGCAGGTGTACCGAATTATCTAGTTATGACAGTAAAGGCATCAGACAGAGATCCTGGAGAAAATGGACGAGTCAGCTATCATCTAAAAGTTGGGAACAAGAATGTTCAGGAAACCGAAGAGTTTGCCATCGATCAAGAAACAGGCGAATTGAGAGCGAAAATTATCTTGGATCGAGAAgtcaaaaacaaatttgaa CTTGTACTTGTGGCGGTGGACCATGGTAGCCCAACGACATACGAAACTTTACGACTTCTGACAGTGTTGTTGGTTGACACAAATGATAATGTGCCAGAGTTTTCTGGCgagaataattacaattttcaaataatggAGAATCGGCCAAAAGATTATTTGATTGGAAAAGTTGTGGCTGAAGATAAAGATGAAGGAAGACATGCGAGAGTctattattacattttatcAG GAAACGAAGGCAATTCTTTTTACATGGATAAATCTGATGGTAGCATTTATTCAAACAAATCATttgacagagaaaaaaaagataactACCTGTTATCAATTCTTGCCGCAAACGATCCTGACATTTACGTCGGACCGCAAGATGCTGTTCACTTGATGACACATCCTGCATATGGGCATGCCAATGTAACCATAACTGTACTTGATGAAAATGACAATCCGCCAATATTTGAGCGAGAAAACTATTATGCAGGGATCAACTCCATGGCTAATATAAATGATTTTGTGGCAAAAGTTACGGCCTCAGATCCCGACTTAGGAGAGAATGGAaccttattttattacattgcCAGTGCCAATCTGTACAAGTTTGGCTCCGAGAAACCAAGTGGATCAATTGTACCGAGTCCATTCAATGTTACGCAAGATGGAAAAGTAGTCGCAAGTGGATATATGGCTGAATATAATCAAGACAGATTCATTGTTGAAGTTATAGCTAAGGAAACTACTGCCCCAGAGAGATATGCACGAACAAGAGTACAC GTGTGGGTTTTCGAAGCAGCACAGCTGATCCGAGTAATTCTATCGAGACCTCCAGAGGAAGTTAATCGAGAGAAAGATGAAATTGTTACCCAATTATCAAACGCAACCCAGAGCAGAGTTGTTGTTGATGATATAAGATATCATGTCGATGCGTCCGGGCACATTCGTAGAGAATG GTGTGACATGTACTTGCATGTGGTGGATACATCACAAAGTATAGCTGCCGTTCCAGATGTCTTGAAAGTTATTGACGCCAAGTATGATTCCCTGCAAGAATACTACGCTGGTTTCGCGATTGAGAACGTTGTG CCCGCATATGTTGGAGTCCAAGAAGAACCATTCGATCCGGCATTAGCTGCTCTGATTGCTTTATTAGTAGTTTTAGTTGTCGGAGCAGTTACAGTAATTGTTGTTTGTTGCTGCTTGAGGCACTG GGTAATCACCGTACCAAATGACCTACGCAAAAAAGATGCTCTTATCAAGAAACAGATCATAGATGAATTGAATACCACTGAGAACCCATTATGGATAGAACA AAAACTGAAGTTGTACGAAGAACAGGAACTAACCATGCAAGTATTCAGCGAACCTGAGGGCGGATTGGGAACCGAAAGGCGGGGAAGTGGAGTTAGTGTAGGCATGGGGGATACATCCCAAGATAACACCTATGCAACTATTCAACATCCTCTTCCACCAAACAGGCATCGACCTACTACACCAGATTATACGACTTTACCTGGTAATCACAAT CTGTATGAGTCAGCAATGGGCTTCCAGGGCTCGACATTTCAACCAACGCCAACTCCTCAATTAACGTTAGATCGTGACGGACAACCACAGTTCGTATCAGGACTCATGTAA